The Longimicrobium sp. genome includes a window with the following:
- a CDS encoding 6-bladed beta-propeller: MMIRMRTTAAPLLAAALMAASAAAAQGRVVQLPRQDRVLSGTAPQVYAIGAAEGAEHEIFGEIAGVAFDASDNLYVLDRPNARVMVYGPNGRFIRQIGRKGQGPGELTVPMQLAITGDGTVVVMDMARPAYSLFRPDGTFIRNVAVEGLMPAMNTPMAWHPRGGVVSTFRAAPTANPRTGTHTQNIVPLTFYPFGGGNPVSLYQIPQQWTTQSSSSSPGQMVIRVSPPPTFSPAVLFGVLPGGQMALSFTSGYTVRILDANGQTVRYLQRPMPVRRTTERDRERARAERREMVESGRGRITINRGGGSGPPPRAPRLPGLEQQLAEMRFADTIPALKGLRVAPSGKLWVERTPAFGAEDGPVDLLTAEGQYLGTITGLGLPAAISRGGLVAFTEVDDLGVDRVVVRRLPQPWR; encoded by the coding sequence ATGATGATCAGGATGAGGACCACGGCGGCCCCGCTGCTGGCGGCGGCGCTGATGGCGGCCAGCGCGGCGGCGGCGCAGGGACGGGTGGTGCAGCTGCCGCGGCAGGACCGCGTGCTGTCGGGAACGGCGCCGCAGGTGTACGCCATCGGCGCGGCGGAGGGGGCGGAGCACGAGATCTTCGGCGAGATCGCGGGCGTGGCCTTCGACGCATCCGACAACCTGTACGTGCTCGACCGCCCCAATGCGCGGGTGATGGTGTACGGGCCGAACGGCCGCTTCATCCGCCAGATCGGGCGCAAGGGCCAGGGCCCGGGCGAGCTGACCGTGCCCATGCAGCTGGCCATCACCGGCGACGGCACCGTGGTGGTGATGGACATGGCCCGCCCCGCGTACAGCCTGTTCCGGCCCGACGGAACGTTCATCCGCAACGTGGCCGTCGAGGGCCTGATGCCGGCGATGAACACCCCGATGGCCTGGCACCCGCGCGGCGGCGTGGTGAGCACCTTCCGCGCGGCTCCCACCGCCAATCCGCGGACCGGCACCCACACCCAGAACATCGTACCGCTGACCTTCTATCCGTTCGGCGGCGGCAACCCGGTGAGCCTGTACCAGATCCCGCAGCAGTGGACTACGCAGAGCTCCAGCAGCTCGCCCGGGCAAATGGTGATCCGCGTGTCGCCGCCGCCCACGTTCTCTCCCGCGGTGCTGTTCGGCGTGCTTCCGGGCGGGCAGATGGCGCTGAGCTTCACCTCGGGCTACACGGTGCGCATCCTGGACGCCAACGGCCAGACCGTGCGCTACCTGCAGCGGCCCATGCCCGTGCGCCGGACCACGGAGCGCGACCGCGAGCGTGCCCGGGCGGAGCGGCGCGAGATGGTGGAGAGCGGCCGGGGCAGGATCACCATCAACCGTGGCGGTGGCAGCGGTCCCCCGCCGCGCGCGCCGCGCCTCCCCGGCCTCGAGCAGCAGCTCGCCGAGATGCGCTTCGCCGACACCATTCCGGCGCTGAAGGGGCTGCGCGTGGCCCCGTCCGGCAAGCTGTGGGTGGAGCGCACACCGGCGTTCGGAGCGGAAGACGGCCCGGTGGACCTGCTGACGGCCGAGGGGCAGTACCTGGGCACCATCACCGGGCTGGGCCTGCCGGCGGCCATCAGCCGGGGTGGGCTGGTCGCCTTCACCGAGGTGGACGACCTGGGGGTGGACCGCGTCGTCGTACGCCGCCTGCCGCAGCCCTGGCGGTAA
- a CDS encoding esterase family protein yields the protein MNREYHRWHSPSLGRDMEMLVFGHSGARMVVFPTSQGRYFEWEDRGMTNVLGDHLRNGWLQLFCVDSVDAESWYARWKHPRDRAQRQYDYENYVVREVVPFSRSRNDNPFLMATGASFGAYHAVTMALRHPHLFNRVIGLSGMYDIRQFADGYYDDAIKGNNPSHFVSELHDHGHLEALRRMDIILATGETDQFVDNNRHLSRILWEKGVGNALRLWDGWSHDWPYWERMIRTYINGSD from the coding sequence GTGAACCGCGAGTACCACCGCTGGCACAGCCCCTCGCTGGGGCGTGACATGGAGATGCTGGTCTTTGGCCATTCGGGCGCGCGCATGGTGGTGTTTCCCACCTCGCAGGGGCGCTACTTCGAGTGGGAAGACCGCGGGATGACGAACGTGCTGGGCGACCACCTGCGCAACGGCTGGCTTCAGCTCTTCTGCGTCGACAGCGTAGACGCCGAAAGCTGGTACGCGCGCTGGAAGCATCCGCGCGACCGCGCCCAGCGGCAGTACGACTACGAGAACTACGTGGTGCGCGAGGTGGTTCCATTCTCGCGAAGCCGCAACGACAACCCGTTCCTGATGGCCACCGGCGCCAGCTTCGGCGCGTACCACGCGGTAACCATGGCGCTGCGGCACCCGCACCTGTTCAACCGGGTGATCGGGCTGAGCGGAATGTACGACATCCGCCAGTTCGCCGACGGCTACTACGACGACGCGATCAAGGGCAACAACCCGTCGCACTTCGTCAGCGAGCTGCACGACCACGGGCACCTGGAGGCGCTGCGCCGGATGGACATCATCCTGGCCACGGGCGAGACGGACCAGTTCGTCGACAACAACCGCCACCTCTCGCGCATCCTGTGGGAAAAAGGCGTGGGCAACGCGCTGCGGCTGTGGGACGGGTGGTCGCACGACTGGCCGTACTGGGAGCGGATGATCCGCACCTACATCAACGGAAGCGACTGA
- a CDS encoding carboxylate-amine ligase, translating to MKAPSLTLGIEEEYQIIDPETRELRSYITELLEDDHMILGEIKPELHQSIVEVGTTVCRTPQEVRAELRRLRGMVMGLAARKNLKVVAAGTHPFSSWMTQEITPLERYIGVKQDMQDLAQQLLIFGTHVHVGIEDPEFLIDAMNVSRYFLPHILCLSSSSPFWMGRNTGLKSYRSVVFRNFPRTGVPRIMRSWGDFAELQETLVSTRCIPDGSKLYWDLRPHHAYPTLEFRFLDVCTRVDEAVCVGAILQAIIAKLWKLRRDNMTFRLYPSDLIEENKWRSVRYGLDGNLIDFGKQKESPARHLIREMLEWFVDDVVDDLGSRAEVSYAFRIMDEGSSADRQVKVFERTGDLKDVVDHLIAETEEGVFEQQPAMAGT from the coding sequence ATGAAGGCTCCTTCGCTGACGCTCGGCATCGAAGAAGAGTACCAGATCATCGACCCCGAAACCCGGGAGCTACGGTCGTACATCACCGAGCTGCTGGAAGACGACCACATGATCCTGGGCGAGATCAAGCCCGAACTCCACCAGTCCATCGTGGAAGTGGGCACCACCGTCTGCCGCACGCCGCAGGAGGTGCGCGCCGAGCTGCGGCGGCTGCGCGGAATGGTGATGGGGCTGGCCGCGCGAAAGAACCTCAAGGTCGTCGCGGCGGGCACGCACCCCTTCAGCAGCTGGATGACGCAGGAGATCACGCCGCTGGAGCGCTACATCGGCGTCAAGCAGGACATGCAGGACCTGGCGCAGCAGCTCCTGATCTTTGGCACCCACGTGCACGTGGGCATCGAAGACCCGGAATTCCTGATCGACGCGATGAACGTGTCGCGCTACTTCCTGCCCCACATCCTGTGCCTGTCCAGCAGCTCGCCCTTCTGGATGGGCCGCAACACGGGGCTCAAGAGCTACCGCAGCGTGGTGTTCCGCAACTTCCCGCGGACGGGCGTGCCCCGCATCATGCGCAGTTGGGGAGACTTTGCCGAGCTGCAGGAAACGCTCGTCTCCACGCGGTGCATTCCCGACGGCAGTAAGCTCTACTGGGACCTGCGCCCTCACCACGCGTATCCCACGCTGGAGTTCCGCTTCCTGGACGTGTGCACGCGCGTGGACGAGGCCGTGTGCGTGGGCGCCATCCTGCAGGCCATCATCGCCAAGCTGTGGAAGCTGCGGCGCGACAACATGACGTTCCGCTTGTACCCGTCGGACCTGATCGAAGAGAACAAGTGGCGCTCGGTGCGGTACGGGCTGGACGGCAACCTGATCGACTTCGGCAAGCAGAAGGAGAGCCCCGCCCGCCACCTGATCCGCGAGATGCTGGAGTGGTTCGTGGACGACGTGGTGGACGACCTGGGGAGCCGCGCCGAGGTGTCGTACGCCTTCCGCATCATGGACGAGGGCTCCAGCGCCGACCGCCAGGTGAAGGTCTTCGAGCGCACGGGCGACCTGAAGGACGTGGTGGACCACCTGATCGCCGAGACCGAAGAGGGCGTGTTCGAGCAGCAGCCGGCGATGGCGGGGACGTGA
- the fusA gene encoding elongation factor G — protein sequence MASAPSFTTDRIRNVCVVGHGGSGKSTLVDAACYVAGTTKRHGSVDDGTALTMFTPEENAHGISMNVSVAWAAWMDSKINFIDTPGYLDFLGETRAGIRVADGALVCLSAVNGVEVGTERVWDLVEERHLPAILFVSMMDRQNADFERVYQDIREHLTPKAIPVEVPVGAGDEFRGIVNLFSDQVHYYNEGTTAGEYEEHDVPPELQPIVDRYYNDLIETIAATDDNLLEHYLEGDTITRDEALHALKQAMLRGDLYPVFCGAPTKTWGTRALLSKLVELMPSPQERPAELAQGRTDTVVELRNLNSDPFAALVFKTTSEPHVGELSYFRIYGGSVGSGGEVFNATREKPEKLAHLSIPQGRDRQEVDGLRAGDIGVVAKLRDTHTNDTLSAPGHPLVLAGVSFPDPDIAVAVEPATRGEEDKLAVGLHTLHEEDPCFTSEYVPELGQTIARGLGELHLEVQLERLKRKNGVDVVVKAPRIPYRETIRAVAEAQGRHKKQTGGRGQFGDAHLRLKPLDRGVGYRFTDSIVGGVIPGKYIPAVDKGVQEASARGVLAGFPMVDFEAEVYFGSYHTVDSSEMAFKMAGILAFSAAAEKAQPVILEPVMQVDVFTPDEFLGDVIGDLNQRRGHILGIEPMGRNQRVRALVPQAELYKYATALRSLTQGRATHTRTFHAYEEVPGHEVPRVVESAKKEREELASTR from the coding sequence ATGGCTTCAGCCCCCTCATTCACAACGGACCGCATCCGCAATGTGTGCGTGGTTGGCCACGGCGGATCGGGAAAGTCCACCCTGGTCGACGCGGCCTGCTACGTGGCGGGCACCACAAAGCGCCACGGGTCGGTGGATGACGGAACCGCCCTCACCATGTTCACGCCCGAAGAAAACGCACACGGCATCTCCATGAACGTGTCCGTGGCCTGGGCGGCGTGGATGGACAGCAAGATCAACTTCATCGACACCCCCGGCTACCTGGACTTCCTGGGCGAAACGCGCGCCGGCATCCGCGTGGCCGACGGCGCGCTGGTGTGCCTGTCGGCCGTCAACGGCGTGGAGGTGGGCACCGAGCGCGTGTGGGACCTGGTTGAGGAAAGGCACCTGCCGGCCATCCTCTTCGTCTCCATGATGGACCGCCAGAACGCCGACTTCGAGCGCGTCTACCAGGACATCCGCGAGCACCTGACGCCCAAGGCCATCCCGGTGGAGGTGCCCGTGGGCGCGGGGGACGAGTTTCGCGGCATCGTCAACCTGTTCAGCGACCAGGTGCACTACTACAACGAGGGCACCACGGCCGGCGAGTACGAGGAGCACGACGTTCCGCCCGAGCTGCAGCCCATCGTCGACCGCTACTACAACGACCTGATCGAGACCATCGCGGCGACGGACGACAACCTGCTGGAGCACTACCTGGAGGGCGACACCATCACCCGCGACGAGGCGCTGCACGCGCTGAAGCAGGCCATGCTGCGGGGCGACCTGTACCCCGTGTTCTGCGGCGCGCCGACGAAGACGTGGGGGACGCGGGCGCTGCTCAGCAAGCTGGTGGAGCTGATGCCCTCGCCCCAGGAGCGCCCGGCCGAGCTGGCGCAGGGCCGCACCGACACCGTGGTGGAGCTGCGGAACCTGAACAGCGACCCGTTCGCCGCGCTGGTCTTCAAGACCACCAGCGAGCCGCACGTGGGCGAGCTCTCGTACTTCCGCATCTACGGCGGCTCGGTGGGCAGCGGCGGCGAGGTGTTCAACGCCACCCGCGAAAAGCCCGAAAAGCTGGCCCACCTGTCTATCCCGCAGGGCCGCGACCGCCAGGAAGTAGACGGGCTGCGCGCGGGCGACATCGGCGTGGTGGCCAAGCTCAGGGACACGCACACCAACGACACGCTTTCCGCCCCCGGGCACCCGCTGGTGCTGGCCGGGGTGAGCTTTCCCGACCCCGACATCGCCGTGGCGGTGGAGCCCGCGACGCGGGGGGAAGAAGACAAGCTCGCCGTGGGGCTTCACACGCTTCACGAGGAAGATCCCTGCTTCACCTCCGAGTACGTCCCCGAGCTGGGGCAGACGATCGCGCGGGGGCTGGGGGAGCTTCACCTGGAGGTGCAGCTGGAGCGGCTGAAGCGCAAGAACGGGGTGGACGTGGTGGTAAAGGCGCCGCGCATTCCCTATCGCGAAACCATCCGCGCGGTGGCCGAGGCGCAGGGCCGCCACAAGAAGCAGACGGGCGGGCGCGGCCAGTTCGGCGACGCGCACCTGCGCCTGAAGCCGCTGGACCGCGGTGTCGGCTACCGCTTCACCGACTCCATCGTGGGCGGGGTGATCCCGGGCAAGTACATCCCGGCGGTGGACAAGGGCGTGCAGGAGGCGTCGGCGCGCGGGGTGCTGGCCGGCTTCCCCATGGTGGACTTCGAGGCCGAGGTGTACTTCGGCAGCTACCACACGGTGGACAGCTCGGAGATGGCGTTCAAGATGGCCGGCATCCTGGCCTTCAGCGCCGCCGCCGAAAAGGCGCAGCCCGTGATCCTGGAGCCGGTGATGCAGGTGGACGTGTTCACCCCCGACGAGTTCCTGGGCGACGTGATCGGCGACCTGAACCAGCGGCGCGGGCACATCCTGGGCATCGAGCCGATGGGCCGGAACCAGCGCGTCCGCGCCCTGGTGCCGCAGGCGGAGCTGTACAAGTACGCCACCGCCCTGCGCTCGCTCACGCAGGGGCGCGCCACGCACACGCGCACCTTCCACGCGTACGAGGAGGTGCCCGGCCACGAGGTGCCGCGCGTGGTGGAGTCTGCCAAGAAGGAGCGCGAGGAGCTGGCCTCCACGCGGTAG
- a CDS encoding DUF72 domain-containing protein, producing MDTRRTSGSTYVGISGWTYAGWRGVFYPEGLARKRELAYAASRLNTIEINGSFYSLQRPTSYRTWYEATPPGFVFAVKGSRFITHMKKLKDAEVALANFLASGVLRLAEKLGPVLWQFPERMRFDEERFADFLALIPKTHDEASRLARGHDARLDARAWTEPEHQGTIRHAFEIRHPGFLSPRFVDLLRAHNAAFVFADTAGRWPYAEDTTSDFVYVRLHGAEELYASGYSDSQLDWWASRIREWRTGCHPRDAMCVADRTADVHGGRDVFIYFDNDAKVHAPFDALRLAERLR from the coding sequence ATGGACACGCGACGCACGAGTGGAAGCACGTACGTGGGGATTTCGGGATGGACGTACGCCGGGTGGCGGGGCGTCTTCTATCCCGAGGGGCTGGCCCGCAAGCGCGAGCTGGCCTACGCCGCGTCCCGGCTGAACACCATCGAGATCAACGGCTCCTTCTACTCCCTTCAGCGCCCCACCAGCTACCGCACGTGGTACGAGGCCACGCCCCCCGGCTTCGTCTTCGCCGTGAAGGGAAGCCGCTTCATCACGCACATGAAGAAGCTCAAGGACGCGGAGGTGGCGCTCGCCAACTTCCTGGCGTCGGGCGTGCTGCGGCTGGCGGAAAAGCTGGGGCCCGTGCTGTGGCAGTTCCCGGAGCGGATGCGGTTCGACGAGGAACGCTTCGCCGACTTCCTGGCGCTGATCCCCAAGACGCACGACGAAGCGTCGCGCCTGGCCCGCGGGCACGACGCCCGGCTGGACGCGCGGGCGTGGACCGAGCCCGAGCACCAGGGCACCATCCGCCACGCCTTCGAAATCCGCCACCCGGGGTTCCTCTCTCCCCGCTTCGTAGACCTGCTGCGCGCCCACAACGCCGCCTTCGTGTTCGCCGACACGGCGGGGCGGTGGCCGTACGCCGAAGACACGACCAGCGACTTCGTGTACGTGCGGCTGCACGGCGCCGAGGAACTGTACGCCAGCGGATACAGCGACTCGCAGCTGGACTGGTGGGCGTCGCGCATCCGCGAGTGGCGCACCGGGTGCCATCCGCGCGACGCCATGTGCGTGGCCGATCGCACCGCCGACGTCCACGGGGGACGCGACGTGTTCATCTACTTCGACAACGACGCCAAGGTGCACGCCCCCTTCGACGCGCTGCGCCTGGCCGAGCGCCTGCGCTGA
- a CDS encoding HAMP domain-containing sensor histidine kinase, with amino-acid sequence MADGNSQSTPAHAPAAAADWETRARRLEALCGLATESASMVDADRIWDGLCKRLPPVLGAGAAALSTPLIEQPRAWVADEWSIGADELTALVTAPAGEGGRVEVGGGAGFVFPLHHAGEAVGTLLVAWRTPGEADDEMHALAGMLAGQAAAGLANARAYARLTEAAVRRERFFSAMSHDLRTPITAIVGYSELLADGIVGELNGQQHDMVERICQVSGHLSQLVNDILDLAKLDAGRMEFNCEEVTLGALVDDALVVVEPQARSKGLDLRTEVDPLRDETLCVDPPRVRQVLVNLLSNAVKFTAAGAVSVAAGCDEGGRAWIEVRDTGPGLPFGSEEAVFEEFLQLGSAPKSKGEPGSGLGLAISRRLARAMGGDLVARNAPPAGAAFTFVLPARGE; translated from the coding sequence ATGGCCGACGGCAACTCCCAGTCCACCCCGGCACACGCGCCGGCCGCCGCGGCCGACTGGGAAACGCGCGCCCGGCGGCTGGAGGCGCTCTGCGGGCTGGCCACCGAGTCAGCCTCGATGGTGGACGCCGATCGCATCTGGGACGGCCTGTGCAAGCGCCTTCCCCCGGTGCTGGGCGCCGGCGCGGCCGCGCTGTCGACGCCGCTGATCGAGCAGCCGCGCGCGTGGGTGGCGGACGAATGGTCCATCGGCGCCGACGAGCTGACGGCGCTGGTGACGGCGCCCGCGGGGGAGGGCGGGCGGGTGGAGGTGGGGGGCGGCGCGGGGTTCGTCTTTCCGCTTCACCACGCGGGCGAGGCGGTGGGCACGCTGCTGGTGGCCTGGCGCACCCCGGGAGAGGCGGACGACGAGATGCATGCGCTGGCCGGGATGCTGGCGGGGCAGGCCGCCGCGGGGCTGGCCAATGCCCGCGCCTACGCCCGGCTGACCGAGGCCGCCGTGCGCCGCGAGCGGTTCTTTTCGGCGATGAGCCACGACCTGCGGACGCCCATCACCGCCATCGTGGGCTACAGCGAGCTGCTGGCCGACGGCATCGTGGGCGAGCTGAACGGGCAGCAGCACGACATGGTGGAGCGCATCTGCCAGGTGTCGGGCCACCTGTCGCAGCTGGTGAACGACATCCTGGACCTGGCCAAGCTAGACGCGGGACGGATGGAGTTCAACTGCGAAGAGGTGACCCTGGGCGCCCTGGTGGACGACGCGCTGGTGGTGGTGGAGCCGCAGGCGCGCAGCAAGGGGCTGGACCTGCGCACCGAGGTGGATCCGCTTCGCGACGAAACGCTGTGCGTGGACCCGCCCCGCGTGCGCCAGGTGCTGGTGAACCTGCTTTCCAACGCGGTGAAGTTCACCGCCGCGGGCGCCGTGTCCGTCGCGGCCGGGTGCGACGAGGGCGGGCGCGCGTGGATCGAGGTTCGCGACACCGGCCCGGGGCTGCCCTTCGGCAGCGAAGAGGCGGTGTTCGAGGAGTTTTTGCAGCTGGGCTCCGCGCCCAAGAGCAAGGGCGAGCCCGGCAGCGGGCTGGGGCTCGCCATCTCCCGCCGCCTGGCCCGCGCCATGGGCGGCGACCTGGTGGCCCGCAACGCGCCCCCCGCGGGCGCGGCGTTCACCTTCGTCCTTCCCGCCAGGGGCGAATGA